A window from Megalobrama amblycephala isolate DHTTF-2021 linkage group LG9, ASM1881202v1, whole genome shotgun sequence encodes these proteins:
- the tuft1b gene encoding tuftelin 1b: MLTDEVPQVQEVRYCLKTLREQMAARQNNNNNNKTPPNGFKVDVLVSKANGSNGFVNGSHSKSQGQEDDENCIALREVTKHLYTRLQEMERRHQEEKERLQAENTEYQRRFLEEHNSRMQKAETKAEEQSKKVEEMQKLMGGLELENATLREKLAASEAELEKLRGLKKMDSEDKSEQLKKELATLKDKNHNLDDMLKSQQRKIRNMIEQVQNSRTIMEQRDRLIGDLKERVAFLEAESREMHDRMEYYMGSQVPKPYNSDMGSKVVYSKPLTPTSPGNKSLPFIKVVEIKS; the protein is encoded by the exons ATGTTGACTGATGAGGTTCCACAGGTGCAAGAG GTGAGATACTGCCTGAAGACTCTGAGGGAGCAAATGGCTGCCagacaaaacaataacaacaataataag ACTCCACCGAATGGCTTTAAAGTTGACGTGCTTGTTAGCAAAGCCAATGGCTCAAATGGTTTTGTGAACGGATCTCACTCTAAAAGTCAG GGCCAGGAGGATGATGAAAACTGTATAGCCTTGAGAGAAGTCACAAAACATCTGTACACTCGTCTgcaagagatggagaggagacaccaggaggagaaagagagacTACAG GCAGAAAACACTGAATATCAGCGGCGGTTTCTAGAGGAGCATAACTCTCGCATGCAGAAGGCAGAAACCAAGGCAGAGGAACAGAGCAAAAAGGTGGAAGAGATGCAGAAGCTTATGGGTGGTTTGGAGCTGGAAAATGCCACACTTCGAGAAAAATTGGCTGCTAGTGAGGCTGAACTCGAAAAACTGCGAGGACTGAAGAAAATGGATAGTGAGGACAA GtctgaacaactgaaaaaggAGCTGGCAACTCTGAAGGATAAAAACCATAACTTGGATGACATGCTCAAAAGTCAACAAAGGAAAATCAGAAACATGATCGAACAG GTGCAAAATTCACGAACCATAATGGAGCAAAGAGACCGACTGATCGGCGACCTCAAAGAGAGGGTGGCTTTCCTTGAAGCTGAG AGCAGAGAGATGCATGACCGGATGGAGTATTATATGGGCAGCCAAGTGCCTAAACCATATAACTCAGACATGGGGTCCAAGGTTGTCTACAG CAAACCTCTGACGCCAACAAGCCCAGGAAACAAGTCACTGCCATTCATCAAAGTGGTCGAGATCAAGTCTTAA